The region tcgcccggacagcaaacgatcgtaacattgccctggtatctgcacactgatcgtctataaaaatcggtggctgtacggtactgtatctgccatatttcttgcagaggtttacattttctgtagtcaaggcacctgccttcttgattgtccggtgtggtacattctgaatcaaacaattttaagacatttatacagttcaaagatgcgtaagaaagcgacaccgattactcaactttcgaagtaaaaagccgatcaagtccaccggattgccctacagacacgtattaatccgtaagagttattcatcatgttgataataattatctaaagaaacttttcacgtgaaaatataaaattttaattgattagatattgtgttagccatacttaagaaagaaaatgaaaatgaatgaaatgaaagaaaaggactaccttcaacctcattttttaaataaacactttgtcagttttgcggtaaataaattcttaggaattcaggacagtttttagtgaatcattttgtttcgaccgttcgcggagagacgcgatcgcgagatagcacgtcaacgagagttgtaagttcccgttacgattaaataatcgacgccacgaactgatcgatccccttatttcgattatgataataagggtagttcaatgaaattccacagaattaacacaaataaattaatgtttatttcaacaacttattaactagaaagatataaatggaacaaaaaaaaatgtaactgcgttttggttgataagtaatgcgcgacataccacatgtgttgacggttcgacttctcgaaaagttctgaacgcctttcgattttcttcgttttttctggaaggcgacccccactacgttcggatcacgccacattcttttacgcgaggtaaaatacgggccacgagtcgacgtttctggaagtcgccctgcttaatgaaccatgcgcttgccactacaatgtttgtttgccgggcagacgcgacgatccgtctgcgacattatagtgccgcgatcgatagttaagaatatgacctatggtaagccgcatggcgtaacattctccccccgttgagagggtaccgatcaaactagcgaggtgtggctgaaattcccatcttatttcgtctcggtggctagttggtcgggtttctcgagatcgggttgaattggcagtgggacaagccttttgacgccccgatccaaaatgctctttgccgtctgaactgtagctgtccggatgacaccatcggcgcctggatgaagcttgataactcggcccagaggccaatgcatggagggaacgttgtcctctctgaggatgacgattgtgcccttttggatgctgtgtccacccttgctccatttattgcggttggttagctcgttcaaatactccttatgccagcggtaccaaaaatgttgttcaagctgttggatatgctgccattcggagagtcggttcgatggaatgtctctgaaatctcgatcacgtaagcacattaatgaatcgccaatgaggaaatgtccgggagtgagggctaggagatcatttggatcggtggagatagaagttagcgggcgggaattgaggactgcttctatttctatgataagagtattacggtgttaagctcatatgtttctgtttctccactcgcgctgcgccataatatcctttgatatttccgatcctctggtcgtacgaggaattgccgatacattttctcgatgtcgccagtgagtatgtactgatgagcgcggaatctaattaatatacaaaataaattgtgaattgattcgagaatataggatttccccattttcatgattatcgtgatttttgtataaatatattttttaagatactaataattaggtacttataaattagtattatcaattattttgcatttataattccgcctctagtataagtgttaattgaaaactaactttatgtttcaaaaagtactagcaaagtcgttgagtaacaagccactgatgctaacacaaataacattgtcgtaattaaatatttctaaatattcatttttcattttgaacctgtagaaacaatttattatatatactattagctaagtaattgcatatttaattaagtcgaaatataaaacttagttattttgataatttagaaaataaaaaactgacaaacatttcaatttaatttatggttggaacaaaagacagttatttttcattaattgaaatattgcaatgcagagtactttccaaaatacgccgagagtattcctgatggtgaaacgagcgttgcttcatcgaacgcagctaaagaaaacaacatctatgtagttggtggtacgatgcctgaaatagagggcgataaattgtacaatacctgtactatttggggtcccgatggaactttgatagcaaaacaccgaaatgtaagtaatatattcctttatggctttgaatttgaaaatattagggtgaagaaagtgactctatctaggaataatttaggaatatacatatgtacatacgtatactataaccaattctataatttacggtttataaaatacgttatgatacgggaaacgcccatttttgttgtaatgtgtaatataaatttttcacatacttaaaatattattatatttatttcttctcctttttaaacattattaaatgataagattttttaataaaagaaagtgataaaaacgctgtcagttattaaataaaaaataattaaagtttaggagttggtaactttgatattaaattacaaaagttgcagcaatagaattagcgactacatttttatgttattaggtacatctattcgacatcgacattcctaataagattacttttcgagagagtgattcactcagtcctggtaactccctaacgacgttcgatgtgaagggctgcaaaataggtattggcatttgctatgatattagattcgaggaaatggcacgcatttatcggaacaaaggtacagtaacttaatcgatcaatacttaactagcaaaaaattaaatatctttcttaaatatattctatataaaattaatataatctgtaactctgtataaaaagaagcttaatttaaaaatccaGTAtgtttgctgaaaatgaaacaaataaaagaattaaaagcacaataagaggactgtcctcgcatattcagaaatgatggaatgcgaaccgtgcaactacgaagttaattggtattcggtggcttcatatttcctgcttctatATGACCTgcttcaatatgaccactggaccactgcactggtcattacttcagcgtttcagagcgaatgataatcaattatacgttgcctgcatatcaccggctcgtgttccttaagcaagttacgtcgcatggggacatacacagttgaccaatccctggggaaagattctttacgatttggaaactcaagagaatatggcagtcaccgatatcggtaatttacagcttaaaattaaaagcgagagatccatgatgtaattaatttttagtctccttaatttatcgatttagccatcttcctctgtatttgttgaatttattagtaagcattacttattacttcgtatgtttcttttttctatcagatctaaaagttgttgaggaagtaagggctcagatacctacattttctcagagacgtacagatttgtacgacactgtctgtaagaaggagtaactctacactaaaacagaaaatgtttttttataatatttctactacgatatcctttttttgtgaattattactaatttcttatcatttgtactaaatgaatgactcaattaagaaaaccaaaacgttataaataataatctgtatatcttgtgtatcaacatgtaattggatattataataatataggaatgctataataatataggataataatataggagaataataatatagaaaaaaatacatgcttttaaacacctttaatatcgatcacataaattgttataattcacaatgattacgcatacataaaagaccccttgatagtaaaatttacgatcaaaaggcaattacgtatcgtttaacaacatttaatttataacaccttttaaacatttagacagattaacacataacacttcttatatataaacatcaattcgaagttatcagcttggagaaattggtcgattaatacctgtagattgtctgtctcgttgaaagacttaaagagagcaaaaacatgataatgccgctaatataatattccttctttcttgtatctgtctgcctctcaggtcgttttactaattacaataagtaatttcgacttctttgcgctctcttttaacgcattcgagaccgaaagaaattcatatcagtcagtaggcaagggtataatatacatattttatatataacttatgtagtaatgtatatatcttgttaatttcatatttttttcaatatagaattattatatatatatatatatatatatatatatatatatatatatatatatgtcgggttaacattaggatttaaggcgcgtaacgattcttcgtttgaattagccattgttttacaaaacagagaatatatttacacgaataaacaaggttttacaaatattatgaataatgaatttttataaatgatatgattgattaacaaatgataaattaaattattaattagattaaagaataataagttttatcgaacaataaaagaaacgaataatatatcttacgatttactaatttaacgaataatgaaaattaacgattgataaatttacaaatattgaatttaatttacgctataaacaatgatccggggttcaaacgaatccacggtcaacgggaaaactttaaacaattttataacacaaaaaatacgtttgccgaatcactcggaaaaattactcgatgtatcactttccaaggcgatcacacgaatgcctctccgattcaaatctttttcgtaatccgactgcatttgtttgttatattctcgctggaaacatcgagaaggttccaatcgttgttgctaggcaatatctgtcagaagtttgttatatactccttggaaacatcgagaaagatccaaacgccgttgctaggcagtttctgtctggagattgattcctcatacaacgtgtgtcccattatatcgacatctctaaagtacaattctatgtgatttctagggagaacaatacaaccgatccacaccttcgtcaggcaaaacgtttatcccgtgaccgtggctacgttcagcgaccagttgtcacctcgaacccactttcgcttttcacaaatgtcaaacaattacagatgacaattacttaattacagttatgataagatctgggctaaagcattaaaaggcttcctcaaaattgcatagggaaggctccggttttcatttcatctccgacacggccatactgactatcacacgtcctcgtgtgcagctaaaatacagagttttaacattagactcggtgtaactgatattatttaccattcgattagatgttccaaataagtcaagggtccaattcagcaacaaagctctgttcaaaaatttgacaagcaaggaaatgaaaaagaactcaaattagtgttatagtttgtattcaaagtaccagttgcactccgtaaatcaccagtcagaccgcaatgacacgacagatcattttcgactccacacaaagatctcagtttgttgaatcacataaccacgttggatgcataacaataagcacaagacaccagtgaggatattatagaaagcacagggcaccagtgaggatattataataagcgcagggcaccagtgaggatattatagaaagcgcagggcaccagtgaggatattatagaagcgcagggcaccagtgaggatattataaaaatacaagcactacactgggagtgttataaaaggcgcatacactacactgggagaattataaaaggcgcacacactacactgggagaattataaaaggcgcatacactacactgggagtattataaaaggcaCATACACTACACagtatattactatgaccacaatgcggcgttaatgattcccagagatcaatgtgctcgcatcgttattatcaccgtcgctgtcatcaccgcagacatccaactcagcaggaatacaaccatctggcatctttctcaacttgtcgtgtctatccttatatgaccgtttgccatctagagtttttaaaatatatctatccccctctaaaacttccgttatcacgaatggacccttgaatttcggatctagcttcgtttggtttctctcctcgttcttacgtaacacaaagtcaccgagattaaacctaactatcttcgctttcgttttgtcaaaccggtctttatcataactggcgcaagtctctatgttccgtatcgcttgttgccttacattgaagatgtctacttccttttcctcaatattatcaggcaacaataaaccgtagggcctagctgccttcccaattaataattccagaggacttgatttggttacacgattggtagtgcaattcaaggccagttgtatctccccaatcgcgtcttgccaagatcgcccggtcgtttccaccgtcgttaacatatttttcagcgtactcataacacgctctacctgtccattggccctactcgcaccagttgctattaagtgaagtctaatatgtctattctggcagaaattttggaaatctttacccgtaaaacaccttccttggtctgctattacccggcagggattgccgaataaaaatatagcggacttaagtgctataatggtattaaaggaatctaatttacgagtatgatacaggtatacaaatttcgtgaaagcatcaactaaaacaatgatatactctttcgagtcactcttaccacttaatttacccgttatatccatatgtaccgtatgccagggtatgctggtcttaggtatgggatgtagttcagcttgtactttacctgaactagccttcgaaactcgacaagcatgacagttctcaacgaatttgcgaacatatttcgccattccttcaaaccagtaatactcgtatagtttctcaagcgttttatcccaacctaagtgcataatggactgatgcacatgattaatgacggaccacctgaaaccccttgggacaatgggcaagcaaagagttctaccttttctctgtattttccgatggagtgtaccagaccgtaattcatacgtattcgcaatatcttccgcgagctcttcattttgcaacttacggacgatctcagagatttgtgggtcgcgacgttgttctgctaacaaccaatcatcggagatttcagatagattgatttctttctctacaattttgttgatcgtacgatgatccagatctacgggatttctcgaaaagaaatctacatgggccattcgtttgccttcccgatacataatgtcaaaggtaaaagtttgcaggtaagcccaccatctgtaaaccctgtcatttaaatgtaccttgtcactggatgccttcagagaattacaatcagtgacaacaagaaattcccgaccgtgcagatagtgacgaaaatgcttgatggcgtttaccactgccagcgtttctaactcataagaatgatatctagattccgcagggctagtccgcttgctataatactcaactactctatttttaccttcgaccctatgcattaggatagccccaaatccttcggaactagcatccgtatgtagttctattggatatttggagtcaaaaatcattagcaccggctcattggtcagaatagaaattactttttgcctaattttttcatgtttatccgtccaatttatgttcttgctaccggaagtgagagcatacaaagatttcattacctgtgagaatttaggaacaaattttcgaaagtaagaagctaaaccaatgaattgccggagctgtgtaacagtcgttggtgcgggcaaagagctcaaggcttgtactttacctgggtttggtcggacttctccgttatgaatcacataacccagataaagtactgacgtcttcaagaaagaacatttagaaaagttgaaagagaatccggcgtttacgagggtatctaggacggtgtttaatctttctaacgcctgatctatcgtatcggcaataattaaaacatcatccaaataaacgacaacatatgaataagcaagatcacctaaggcattgaaaatggccctctgaaaaacagacggtgcattcttcaatccaaacggcatcgtcatgtattcatattgaccatcaggagtaacgaacgcggtatattcagtcgaattcgggtgaataggaatttgatgaaacccgctggccatatccaggcttataaagtatttcgcccctctcagtctcgcgatctgatcagctatgagaggaagagggtaccgatccgcgacggtgtttttatttaatgctcggtaatctacacataatctatctgaaccgttcttttttttaacaagtaataaagggcttgcgaatggtgaattactcggtcttatgatttttgctcggatcagttcacctatcctctctcgaactattccccgctcctcctcactgagtctataaggacttcgttgcacggtaacgttgggatcaattaaacgaatttctaattgacccgtatttacacgattccgcggaaaacccgtaataaatgactctttgtatttctcgagaacagaaatcaatcgatctttatcgttaccaactacatcagtgtcgacctcattaatgttgatcacatcttccgcgactctgctacaagcgttaactatttttgtcttacaaatatcgacactgtttcgtgtaacattcacgtcaaaaccttggctcaaaatttcacgaccaatcatgatatcgtattttaagtaattatcagaaagggcatgaaaagttatctccaatgtagaaccgttaatacatacagtggataaaatctgagatgtactgttaacacaagtattccctatgcctcgcattattactacatcagtcgttcgtttgccagaaaatttcgaagctacggattctttgattaatgagcattcggctccggaatcgaaataaaatgggtacgactcacccagatgacttaatttaccagctggaggctctaccacacaggagtcgactcgacgttcattcttgaagccggattttctgttctgcagttgtggacaatcaggtgcgatatgaccctccgcacgacacttgaagcaaaccaccttggacgatgaagctggacggtttctttagtggtgttgtgtatcctttgtatcctttgtatcctcccgctgttcactacgcatcctcttgcgacactccgttattttgtgtccaagagtaccacaataatgacacttcacccggtaatgcgataacttgcgtcgtttaacttcaggttcctccgatgtatttcctaacaaggttgccggcagatcgttgtaaggataagctctcatttcatcataaaattgttcctccgtcttgatattatttgcgagcgttaatcgatgaaagcgttgatcttgtgagtttagcatataaagagttaaggcattgagtacttcgggcatcgttagatcttgcatcttgatctgcagcatggaacggaggcgactaccgtaagctcctagagtttcggtctccgtcggtcgttctctggacatccttattaatgccgtggcggctgtctctctgccaccaaaacgcgaaaggaattgttccttaaacgttggccaggaaagttttccaccgcgcactatttgtgaaagccaatgtgcagcagatccctttagggcacgatttaaagcagaaagtaacacactatcttgcatcggatagtctttcaaaatcacatctgtgtatgagcaccacgcgaatggatcagcgcccgtgccttcaggatcaaaacgtgacaacgttacatccttaggttccatactcgacttttgctccctaggctgagtcatctggttcatgattttcatgagttgttccaaagtgacacttgggcttgatcccacttctgatgtcgggttaacattaggatttaaggcgcgtaacgattcttcgtttgaattagccattgttttacaaaacagagaatatatttacacgaataaacaaggttttacaaatattatgaataatgaatttttataaatgatatgattgattaacaaatgataaattaaattattaattagattaaagaataataagttttatcgaacaataaaagaaacgaataatatatcttacgatttactaatttaacgaataatgaaaattaacgattgataaatttacaaatattgaatttaatttacgctataaacaatgatccggggttcaaacgaatccacggtcaacgggaaaactttaaacaattttataacacaaaaaatacgtttgccgaatcactcggaaaaattactcgatgtatcactttccaaggcgatcacacgaatgcctctccgattcaaatctttttcgtaatccgactgcatttgtttgttatattctcgctggaaacatcgagaaggttccaatcgttgttgctaggcaatatctgtcagaagtttgttatatactccttggaaacatcgagaaagatccaaacgccgttgctaggcagtttctgtctggagattgattcctcatacaacgtgtgtcccattatatcaacatctctaaagtacaattctatgtgatttctagggagaacaatacaaccgatccacaccttcgtcaggcaaaacgtttatcccgtgaccgtggctacgttcagcgaccagttgtcacctcgaacccactttcgcttttcacaaatgtcaaacaattacagatgacaattacttaattacagttatgataagatctgggctaaagcattaaaaggcttcctcaaaattgcatagggaaggctccggttttcatttcatctccgacatatatatatatatatatatatatatatatatataactgtacataatacattatagaataacatagtatataatcttatattttaaaaatatgagtcatactatttaagattgtcatcgatttaaaatcaaagtatgaaaaggataccccggagagagtaaaacacagaatcattctaactaaacattcagatcgtaccgacacctaggtatcgtcttacaattaaatctcggtctcgaatggattaaaatgaaatacatacttgcagcttcaacatcttcaatatcgaggagattcaaactttacaaataaatgtaaattgcgatgtagaacaaagcgatgtaaaaagggaaaaaggaggaaagaaggaacagggaagcaaaaagaagaaacgaatttttcattttctcgaaactggatcaagtttcaatgcgttaaaagagagcgcaaagaagtcgaaattacttattgtaattagtaaaacgacctgagaggcagacagatacaagaaagaaggaatattatattagcggcatttttgtagccattatatatggtttcgatcgcataattaatcaattaTCAGTATCAatttaccagtctttaacggaaggacaaaaagaagagcagacggcacacagaccgcaatcatgatcattttcaagtagaatctcaaactgccgtacatcttcgaaaacttcgttagtcgtaagggatcaaaggattatgtccgcgctgcggaaaatagatgagaagcggctatttcaacaaccaccgtgtaggtactgcactagccagaagtatctgcgacagaaatcagaatacactcgttttcgcatggttggatcaatttcgcgtgggactaacgcgggataattgctcaactcacgactttaaccagcccgcttgattctctgtaaatgcttgaaattgacgcttggattctttccagattaactagctttgctcctccctccctttatctattttcttagatcgacttagactgccacaacatattatctttcttcttttcttttcttttctttccttttgatcttttaaagccctaaatcgctgactattttgtatactatatattttgtacactcaattactctgtaagtcataagtacatatgttttataacgttatttgtcatatttcagttaaacgccagaaaagccagaaatatattttcagcatgttttaacgcgcccctggcaaagatctcaaaaacgagttgcggcacaatttaaagcgacaaatagcatcgcgtgtctcgttgtggtaacacacggttcgccagctttttaaaagcgctctccgtctgctttttcctctcttccctgtctcttcgtttttccttaacaagcgaaaccattttcgcgaggacgagagtacggaaatgacgtactggcaattttgttttgtgataatacaagcagctcggtttcagtgaattaaacttggccccaagcttctacttatctaccttcctttcctttattttcccttctatatcggttttgcggttttccacatttccatcacaataaaccatgttttttctcgattttacatgttagccaatgattcacggcaaaagcgtcgactgtaaaaatatttgtagttgcaatagcaacaagtatgttttctcaaatagaaaatattgggagcgtacacgctggcaaaacaattcatgaatagctcgtcctctgcttgttatttgtttcgatactgttagcaaacaaattcatgaaacatactggtatagcgtaaaatgaacataaaagttttgcgtacacttgagagctgaactttggttgttatacgtatattatacatatacgcacacagttatgtatatgtatatatatatatagaaaattccttagaactttgagcttaataacatattaaaatcattaacattaaggaggtgaactttacttaccaattaccaaagtttcttccgccaaataatacataaaaattgaaaaagataatgtaactagttttaacttttttttgtgttataa is a window of Bombus vancouverensis nearcticus unplaced genomic scaffold, iyBomVanc1_principal scaffold0024, whole genome shotgun sequence DNA encoding:
- the LOC143304148 gene encoding omega-amidase NIT2-A-like isoform X2, producing the protein MPEIEGDKLYNTCTIWGPDGTLIAKHRNVHLFDIDIPNKITFRESDSLSPGNSLTTFDVKGCKIGIGICYDIRFEEMARIYRNKVCLLKMKQIKELKAQ
- the LOC143304148 gene encoding omega-amidase NIT2-A-like isoform X1; amino-acid sequence: MPEIEGDKLYNTCTIWGPDGTLIAKHRNVHLFDIDIPNKITFRESDSLSPGNSLTTFDVKGCKIGIGICYDIRFEEMARIYRNKEMMECEPCNYEVNWYSVASYFLLLYDLLQYDHWTTALVITSAFQSE